A window of Roseobacter fucihabitans genomic DNA:
TCCAATTCAAAGCGCGGCGCATCACCGAGTTGCCCAAGACCCAGCGCGCCAATGGCGGGCAAACCTTCGGCACCGATCGCCACACCTGCTGTGAACCCCACCAGCTCATCCACCAGATCCGCCTCGATTAGGCTCGCTGCCAAAGCGCTACCGCCCTCACAAAACACCCGCGTCAACCCGTGTTTGGCAAGTTGTTGCAACACATCCAGCGGGTCAAGCTGCGCGCCTTTAAGCGCACAGGGCAGCAGAATCGCGCCCAAATCCTGCCATGTCCGCAGCAACACCGCGTCACCGTCACCGCCATGGCAGATCACGACCGGCACGTCCTTTGCACTGCGCGCGAGCGCCCCCATCAAGGGAATATCCAGCCGTCGGCTGACCACCACACGGGCCGGTTGCCAATCTATGCCGAGCCCGCGCACGGTGAGGCTGGGATCGTCATGGCGCGCTGTGCCGCCGCCGATCATCACCGCGTCATGGCGTGCGCGCGCCATATGCACCTGTCGACGCGCCGCAGGTCCGGTGATCCATTGGCTTTCGCCTGTCGCGGTGGCAATGCGCCCGTCAAAACTGCTGGCCAATTTCAAGGTTACAAAGGGGCGCTCGC
This region includes:
- the ribD gene encoding bifunctional diaminohydroxyphosphoribosylaminopyrimidine deaminase/5-amino-6-(5-phosphoribosylamino)uracil reductase RibD, encoding MSEARRFMALALSLGRRGLGRTWPNPAVGCVIVKDGRILGRGWTQPGGRPHAETQALTQAGDAADGADVYVTLEPCAHHGKTPPCAQALIDANVGAVHVATLDPDPRVNGQGCEMLRAAGIPVSMGLLEAEALAANAGFFARTQRERPFVTLKLASSFDGRIATATGESQWITGPAARRQVHMARARHDAVMIGGGTARHDDPSLTVRGLGIDWQPARVVVSRRLDIPLMGALARSAKDVPVVICHGGDGDAVLLRTWQDLGAILLPCALKGAQLDPLDVLQQLAKHGLTRVFCEGGSALAASLIEADLVDELVGFTAGVAIGAEGLPAIGALGLGQLGDAPRFELDACRAIGADIMHVWRRQSI